The genomic stretch GCCCCAGCTCCCCCAGGACGTCACGCTGGGCATGGAGCAGATTGGCGACCCCCCGATGCTCGACCATGACCAGCTTGGGCTCACCGGTCGAGCCGGACGTGCAGATGATGTACGCCAGATCCTCCGGGGCGAGCACCGCCTCGTCCCCCGTGTCCTCGATCCCTGACTCGCCGGTGCCGGACTCGGCGCCGAGTTCGAGGTGAGGGACACCCGGCACGGCGCTGGCCGACGACAGGCCCACCACCAGCACCGCCCCCGCCCGCCGGATGACATCCCCGCGCCAGGCCTCCGGGTGCGCCGAAGCCAGCGGAAGATAGGCCGCGCCGACCCGCCAGAGGGCGAGCGCGGTCTCGATGAAAGCCAGTCCACGATCCATCACGACCGCGACCACATCCCCGCGCCCGATCCCCCTGGCGCGCAAGCGTCCGGCCAGGGCGCGGGTGCGCTCGCTCAATCGCGCGTAGGTCACCTCGACGGTCTCGTCCGCGATCGCCACCCGGTAAGCATGCAGTCGCGAGTGCTGCTCAATCACGTCCAACGCCGACCGCCACGGTCCGTGATCGACCTTGCTGTCTCGCACGCGCGCGGCCACCCGCGCACCGTCCTCGCCCTCCGGTGGAAAGGACCCGGAGTGCTCTCGAATCGCCCACGGGCTCTTCAGCCGCAGGCTGGGCAACAGCCGTTCGTATTCTGTTCCGGTGACCAGGGTGAAGGGGGGCGTGGAACGCAACGAGGTCTCCTCTCTGAGCGCCCTAGATAAACAAAGGGGAGACGGTATCGAGCAAAAACCCGGTTGAACCGCGGCCCCACCTGGCGCATTACAGAAGGACCATGAGCGACCGAGGCTCTCCCAAGAAGAAGAACGAGGCGTTCAACAATCCCTTCAAGGCGGCTCTCACGGACCTCAAGAAGAAGCAGGCCGAGGCCGAGCCGCCCAAGAAGCCCCAGGCTCCTCCCCCGCCCCCCAAGCCGGCCAAGGCCTCGCGTGCCCGCGAGGAGGATGACGCCTCCCTCTTCTTGTCCGCCATGGACGGCGTGCAGCAGATCACCAACCGGGGCGAGGCCCCCGTGCCCAATCCCCGCCTCCCGGAAATCATCGACGAGAACGCCGAGGCGCTCGCCGAGCTGGCCGAGATGGTGGCGGGCCAGGGCGAGTTCGACATCTCCGGCTCGGACGAGTTCATCGAGGGTGCCGCTCCGGGGCTCGACGTGCGGCTCATGCGCTCGCTGCGCCGGGGCGACTTCGTCATCCAGGGTCAGTTGGACCTGCACGGAAAGACCCGGGCCCAGGCCCAGGAGGCCGTGGACCGCTTCCTCACCGAGAGCCACCGCGC from Cystobacter ferrugineus encodes the following:
- a CDS encoding Smr/MutS family protein encodes the protein MSDRGSPKKKNEAFNNPFKAALTDLKKKQAEAEPPKKPQAPPPPPKPAKASRAREEDDASLFLSAMDGVQQITNRGEAPVPNPRLPEIIDENAEALAELAEMVAGQGEFDISGSDEFIEGAAPGLDVRLMRSLRRGDFVIQGQLDLHGKTRAQAQEAVDRFLTESHRARKRCVLIVHGRGLNSHDQIPVLKEWLRDWLGQKRIGKTVLAFATARPQDGGAGAVYVLLRR